The genomic region GTATATAATTTAGCGTATTTCAGGGGTAGAGTATAGACATTGCGAAATAAATTTGTTGTGGTGCCAACATCTGCGCACAAAAGTAGTCCAAGGCATAGGTGAACCATGTACCTCTCAGACATCAGAATATGGAACTTTAGAAAATTTGGTCAATCCGAAAAAGAGGGAGTGACTCTTCCCGGAGTTCACATCCCATTTAATGAAAAATTGAATGTTCTCATTGGTGAAAATGACGCCGGAAAATCTGCTATAGTTGATTCCATCCGGTTAGTCCTTGGAACACAAAGTCGAGAATGGTTTTATATCGATGAAAGTGATTTTCACTTTGATGGAGTCCATCGCGCAGACTCTTTCAAAATTGAATGTTGTTTTAAGGGATTCACAGTCCGAGAGGCTGCGAATTTTTTAGAATGGATAGATATCATAGAGAGTAATGGGGAACCAGAATATTCACTCACAGTCACCTATTCTGCTCAATATACTCCCGAGAAGATACTAAGGGAGTTGAGGGCTGGATCAGATATAGAGGGCGCTTCACTCCCCCTTGCAGCTCAAGACTTACTGAGAGTGATTTATCTCAAGCCATTGCGCGATGCAGAAAATGAACTAACGCCAGGACGTAATTCTAGGTTAGCCCAAATTCTTAAAGCTCATCCTGCATTTCATAAGAATGTTGGTGAAAATCATGCGCTAGAAACAATAGTAGGTGAGGCTAATAAAAAAGTAGAGGAGCACTTTACAGAAGCTGGCGATGAGAAGGCTGCTAAACTTCTAGCGACAATTAATAGTCATCTTTCAAGCTTTTTTTCTCCTAATGATAAGCACGAATCAAATATAACGATTTCTGGCAGTGCGCTGCACGACATTTTGCAAAGACTAAGCCTAGTTTATGGGAACGAGCCTCCTGGTCTTGGCTCTCTCAATTTATTGTACATGGCAGCGGAGTTGCTGCTTCTTCAGGCAGGGGAAGATACAGGTTTACGGCTTACCATAATTGAGGAGCTTGAAGCTCATTTGCACCCACAAGCACAGCTTCGTTTAATAAAGTATCTTCAGTCCAGTATGCCAGGACAGCTAATCCTCACCACTCATAGTACGACATTGGCCTCAAGCCTCAAGCTTGAAAGTTTAATCATTTGCAAGGATGGCGAGGCCTTTCCAATGGGGCCGGCGTATACCAATCTTGAGCCCAAGCATTACGACTATCTGGAGCGTTTTCTTGATGCCACAAAGGCAAATCTTTTTTTTGCTAAAGCCGTGGTAATGGTTGAAGGGGATGCTGAAAACATACTGCTACCTACAATTGCAGAGTGCCTCGGTCGACCATTATATCAATATGGTGTGTCTATTGTGAACGTCGGGAGTACCGCATTTTTACATTATGCAAAGGTTTTTTCTCGGAAAGACGGTCAAAAAATGGGTATTAAAGCTGCTATTATAACGGATTTAGATGTTAAACCGGAGGAGGAACAAAAAGGCAAACAACTGACGGAAATCGAAGATGAAAAAAAGGAGGCTCATAAAGCCATTGTCAAGCGATATGCAGCGGATGGCGTTGAGACTTTTGTTTCTCATAATTGGACTTTGGAGTATGAGATTTCTCTATCTAGCTTTGCATTTCAATTTTTGAAGTGTGTTTTTGAATCAGAAAAAATTCAAAATGCTAAGACTGGTGAGCCTAAGTCATGGGTGTATAAAAAGTGTTTAAAAGAAAGTGCAGAGCGCTGGAAGAAATGGAATGGAGATGGAAAAAGCAAAGAATATATCGCTGATAAAATTTACAGGGGGATTATGCTTAGGCGTGACGATCCAACGAAGAATAAAATATCCAAAGCGATAGTCGCGCAGTGTTTTTCTAGCGTTCTCGATGGATGGCACAACAAGGACTCTAAAAAGCTTCGTGCTCGTCTCCTTTGCCCCGAGTTAAAATATCTTTCAGATGCTATCGCTTATGTGACCGAACCCATAGAAGAGCTAGAAAATGATTAATATATCTGATTCGGATATCGCGTATGCTGAGGGGATGTTACTTCCACCGGGGTGTATCTTTGATGACGAGCGGCGAACCTTCATAAGAGAGTTGAGTTCTTGTGACGTGCTAGCTTGCCCGGGAAGTGGAAAAACCACTGCCTTGCTCGCTAAGCTTTTGATCTTATCAAAAAAGATGCCTTTTTCTGGCGGCGGGGGAATATGTGTTCTGACCCACACAAATGTCGCTATTGATGAAATCAAGAAAAGGCTGGGTATAGACGCGAGAACTCTTATTAACTATCCAAACTTTTTTGGTACAATTCAATCCTTTGTTGATCGTTTTTTAACTATCCCTAAATTCATTGAAGAATACGGTGGTCGTCCGTGTGTTATTGACACGGACAGGTGGGTGAATAGCCTTTCAAGGGAATGCGGTAAATCTTCAGCTTCGCCCTGGATAAGTATCCAGGTAAAAAATAACCCAACTTGCAATAGCTCAAATGATTTATTGCGAAAAATTATTCTTGACCCAAATACGCTGGATTTTGATCTTTCTAATATACGATTGAAAGACCCCAACACTCAGACCCACAAAGCCATTACAGCTTGTTGCAAAAAAGTGTTATCAAAGGGAATAATAAGTTTTGAACAAGCTTTTGCGTTGGCAGAAAAATATTTAAATGACCACCCTACGCTTAGCAGATTGATCGCAAGTCGCTATCGCTTTGTATTAATTGACGAGATGCAAGACACCGACTCCCGCCAAATAGAAGTTTTAGATGCACTGTTTTCTGAACCCTCCCTTGTTATTCAAAGAGTCGGCGACCCTAACCAAGCTATTTTTTCTGTGTCAAAAGATGGTGACATGGAATGGGTGCCGAGGGAACCAAGGTTGAATTTTTCTACATCTATGCGCTTTGGAGAGGCTCTGGCAGTAGCCATCGACCCTATCCGCATAGACACAAAGATAACTCTTGCCGGGAATTCGAAGATCAAATCTCACCCTCCATACATGCTTACATATGATGATAGTTGTATGGGCGGCGCTATCGAAGCGTTTGGGGTGTTGATCCAGCGCCTTGGGTTGGATTCAGACCCAACAACGCCAAGAATTTTTAAAGCTGTTGGGTGGATTGGACAGGAAAAGGACACCCCCTGTATCCCCAAGTACTGGCCCCTGTACCGATCAAAACTTAAACTTACCCCTCGCTTTCCCAATTTTATTTCTTACGTTGCTGCGTATAACGCATTAGCAAGCTGTGCTCATTCTCCTAGCACATTCAAGAGTTATATGATGGAGGGGCTTGTGGGATTTGCTAAATGGTTGCCCGATGAAGTTGTTGGAAGGCTGCCTTTGACGGCAAGAAGGCTTGAGCGATTGTTAGAGAAGGATTATCCGGAAGACCTCTGTTTGATTCGGAAAAAGATAACAGCATGGCTCAATCAACTTGTTGCAGGCGATGAAGTTGCTGCCGTTCATGCAGATATAGTTGACTTTTTTAGCACAAGTACCGTTTTTGCTACATATGCGGTTGCCGCCAGTAAATTTCTGGTTGATGAAAACATTGATTCAACGTGTGTTCAAGATGAAGCCTGTAACAGGATGTGCTGTTCTGAGCAGTTAAATGTCGAGATTGGAACAGTTCATTCCGTTAAGGGGGAAACACATACAGGAACGTTATTTCTTGAAAGTAAATATCAAAAAAAACACGATTCAGAATATTTGATGCCGCTGCTCAAAGGAGAAGGACTGAAGAAACCTATAGGAGTACATCTTAAATCTTGCATCAAAATTGCACATGTAGCCATGAGTCGGCCAACACATTTATTTGCAATGGCTTGCCACATAAATAGGATCGCAGAGCATGCAAATGATTTGAAGCAGCGGGGGTGGGAGCTTGTCAGTGTTAAGAGCCTACTGGAAGGAGACGCTTAGTAAGGTCTTTTGGTTTGCTAAGTTTATGAGACCTGAATACAAGTATTCCGTCTATAATAAAAGGCCGCAGCCAAATAAAAAGAGCTGAAGCCCGCAAAGGTTTCAGCTCTTTTCTAATCACGTACAAGAAACTGGCGGAGGGGGAGGGATTTGAACCCCCGGAAGGCTCACACCTTCAACGGTTTTCAAGACCGCCGCGATCAACCGCTCTGCCACCCCTCCGCAGGGGTGTTTTCTCCGGCTTTATGCAGAGGCGGCCAAAATGCCGCGTACAAGGCGGGAGAAAATGTCGACGGCGCGATTACCCTGTGTGAAGGCAATAGCGCCGCCGAAAAAATGTGTCGCTACGCCACTTACTTAATGGCGTCTTTCAGGCCCTTGCCGGGCGTGAACTTGGCAACCTTGCTGGCAGGAATGGTGATTTCCTTGCCGGTGCGGGGGTTGCGACCCTTGCGGGCGGCGCGCTCAACCACCTTGAAGCTGCCGAAACCGGTGAAGGTCACGGATTCGCCAGAGGCCAGGGCTTCGCGCAGCGAGGCCACCACGGCGTCAAGAGCTTCTTCGGCTTTGGCCTTGGTGGGCAGGCCAGCTTTGGCATGGATCTTTTCTACGAGCTCAGCTTTGGTCATGATGCTACTCCATAAAGGATTTCGGTTATTCCCTGCAAGCCGGACCGGGTCGACAAGCCAGAAGTCTGGTGCCGGGGCCCGATTCGCCGCACTCAAAAGAAACAGCCGCAAAAAAGCCGCCAAGGCTTTTTCACGTCATGGGGGAATCGTAAGCAAAACCGCTTCTGCTGCGGTCAGAACTTTTGTTTCCTTACGTCAGGGGCGGTTTCCTGTCAACGAAAAAGCGCAGAATCCCGCGTCTGCTCTAGCTTTTCACGAAATACCGTTTGGGCAAACAGGCTCGATGCAAGAGTCTGCCCCTTACTGGAAGTTTTTTATCTGCCCGAAATATAATGATTAAAAAATACTGTTATAGATCAACCAGGCATACTTCGTCATCGCCGAGGTTTCGGCCCAGAAAAAGGCTGCCCGTCCGGGCAAAGCGGGCGGCATTGTCAGTGGTCAAAAAACGGTAGTGCGCGCCGCTATCCGCAGGTCGCAGCAGGTTGGTGGCCCGCAGTTCGTCAGCCACGCACTGTGCCGTGGTTGCGGCAGAATCCACTATGCGCACCTGCGGCCCCACCACGTTTTGCAGTGCCTCCTGCAACAGTGGAAAGTGCGTGCAGCCAAGCAGCAGGGTATCTGGTTCCAGATCGCCTCCGGGGGCGGCTCCCTCAAAGGGAAAGATGTCAGCCAAATAGCGTTTTGCAACGCCTTCCACAATGGGGCCGTTCATCCAGCCTTCTTCGGCAAGGGGCACAAAGAGGGTGCAGGCGCGCCCGGTCACAACGGCGTCAGGCCGGATGCGGGCAATGGCCTTCTGGTATGCGCCGCCGGAGATGGTGGCCTCTGTCGCCACTACAACTATATGACCGTTGGCGCTGGCTGCGGCAGCCGCCTGCGCACCGGGATCCACCACGCCCATGACCGGCAGCGGGGCAAACTGCTCCCGCACTGCGGAAAGCGCCGCAGAGGTTGCCGTGTTGCAGGCAATCACAAGCATTTTGACGCCCATGTCCACCAGCTTTTGAGCGGCCTTGAGCGTATAGCGCGTGATGGTGTCGCGCCCCTTGGTGCCGTAGGGCAGACGGGCGGTGTCGCCAAGATAGAGCAGATCTTCGCCGGGCAGACATTCTGCCAGGGCCTTGAAAACCGTGAGGCCGCCCATGCCGGAATCAAAAAGACCAATGGGCAACCGGGAAGAATCATTCATTGCAATTTCCTTTACAGTGCCGCGCGCGATACTGCAAAACGCGCGCCTTGGGGGCTTTGCTGCCTGCCCAGAACAGGCGAAGCGCCCCCGGCGCTGCCCTGCGGCAGGTCGAAAGCGCTCCGGCCAGAAAAACTCGGGCGGCAGCGGCGCTAGAAACCTTGGCCCAAATAGCGCACGGCTGTAAAGAGCAAAACTGCGGTCAGAAGGGCCTTCAAGGCAATGGAAGGCACAAACTTCTGGCAACGCGCCCCGGCATACATGCCGCACATGCCGCCAAGGCCCACCAGAACGCCCATGCGCCAGTCGGGCGCAACGGCCATATCCGGATAAAAGGGCGCGAGCAGAGCGTAAAACGACACGCCCGCCACGGAAGTTATAAAGGTGGCAAAAAGCGTGGACCCGGCAACAACATAGACAGGCAGCCCGAAAAACGAAACCAGAAACGGCGCCATGATGGCCCCGCCGCCGATGCCGTAGATGCCGCCCACAAGGCCCACCACAAGGCTCAGCAGTATAAGCGCGCGGGTGGCGACAACATATTTGGTTTCCTGAAACACAAAGGCCACTTCCTTCATGTTCCAGTAGAGTACATGGCAGCACATGAGCCTGCCGTTTTTGTCTTCGCAGGTGGGCATGTTCTCCTTCTTTTCCTTGCGCGACCACAGCGAGGCCCTGCCTTGCCATGTGGTCATGGCCATGCGCCCGCCAATGTACAGCAGCACAAGACCTGCAAAGATTTTAAAGCTCTGGGGATTGGGCAGCAGATTGATGCGCACGATGGCCCCTATAAACACGCCCGGCAATGTACCCAGGGCAATGGTAAAGGCCAGCGGCCACACAAGCCGCCCCTCGTGCCAGTAGCGCCATACGCCCGAGGGACAGGCCAGCACGTTAAAGAACTGGTTGGTGGCGCTGACGCTGGGGTTGGTGTAGCCCAGAACGCTCATCTGAAACGGCAGCAGCAAAAATGCGCCCGAGATGCCACCCATGGATGTGAAAAAAGAAATGCCCAGAGCCACCGCAAAGGGAACAAACGGGTTGCATTCAATGCCTGCAGTTGGAAAATACATGCTGGCCTCCTGCGAAGATTGCGTGATAACTATGAAGAAATATTAAAAATTTTCTTTGAACGTAAAGTTTTAATGTTCACGGTTTCTATAATAAGCGTGAACATTAAAATTGTCACGTCATTCCGCAAAAGGTTTGCCGCCGCCGTATGCGGGCGCGCTGATTTTTCCTGCGACGCCGGGCCATCATGTCATCCTGCGCGTTGCCTGCGCACCGGCAAAAAGGTATGATGTGTCTTTCAAAGCCACCAGCCGCCAATCTCCCCACGGCAACAACAAGCAGAGGATGCACCATGCTGGCCATTCTGGACTACAAGGCAGGCAATCAGACGAGCGTGCGCCGCGCCCTTGAACATTTGGGTATACCTTGCGCCATCACGGCGGACCCCGCAACACTGGAACGCGCCCACGGCATCATTTTTCCCGGTGTGGGCGCTGCCGGGCAGGCCATGCGTGCCCTGCACCCCACGGGCCTTGACGTGCTGCTGCGCGAGGCAGTCAAGCGCGGTCAGCCCCTGCTGGGCATCTGTCTGGGCTGCCAGATTCTGCTTGACCGCAGTGAAGAGAACGACACCACAACTCTTGGCATCGTGCCGGGCCTGTGCCGCCGTTTTGAAGACAACATGCGCGAAGAGGACGGCACCCCCGCGCCCATCCCGCACATGGGCTGGAACAGCCTGAAAGTTTCCGCTCCCTGCCCGCTGCTCGCGGGCGTTGCCCCCACAGCGGAATTCTATTTTGTGCATAGCTATTATGTGGAGCCGGACCCCACCTTTGTGATCGCCACCACCACATACGGCAAGGAATTCTGCTCCGTATACGGGCGCGACGGCCTGTGGGCCACCCAGTTCCACCCCGAAAAAAGCGGGCGTCCGGGGCTGACAATTCTGCGCAACTTCTACGACTACTGCGAGGCGCGTCATGCTCAGTAAGCGAGTGATTCCCTGCCTGGATGTGCGCAACGGGCGGCTGACCAAGGGCGTCAAATTTGTAGGTAACGAAGACATCGGCGATCCTGTTGAAACCGCGCGGCGGTATTATGAGGAAGGCGCGGACGAAATCGTGTTCTACGACATCACGGCTTCCGCTGAGGCGCGCGGCATCTTTATTGATGTAGTGGAGCACGTGGCGGAGCAGATTTTCATCCCCTTTTCTGTTGGCGGCGGCATTTCCAGCGTGGCAGACATGCGCGCGGTGCTGCTGGCCGGGGCGGAAAAGGTTTCGGTAAATTCGGCGGCGGTCAAGGATCCGCACATCATCAGCGATGGCGCGGATGCTTTTGGCTCCCAGGCTATCGTGGTGGGTATGGACGTGCTGGCTGTTCCGGTAAGCGCAGAAATCCCCTCCGGCTACGAAATCGTCATCCACGGCGGCCGCAAGCGCATGGGGCTGGACGCCATTGCCTGGGCGCGCCGTTGTCAGGAGCTGGGCGCTGGCGAACTCTGCGTCAATTCCATTGATGCGGACGGAACCAAGGATGGCTACGAACTCAAGCTCACCCGCGCCATAGTCGATGCCGTGTCCATCCCCGTGATCGCTTCCGGCGGTGCGGGCGAGCCGCGCCACATGCTCGAGGCTGTAACCGAGGGCGGGGCCTCCGCTGCGCTGATCGCGTCCATCGTGCACTACGGTCAGTATTCCATCCGGCAGTGCAAGGACTACATGGCCGGGCACGGGGCCAAGGTGCGCATGACCTGGTAGGCTCTGCCCCATGGTTTGTGCGGCCTTTTGTCGCATCAAAAGACGAAGATATGGGTAAAAATTCTTTCCACGTGGATCAGGTTCCAGCTGCGCTTGCTGCTGTGCTGCGCGATCTGCCCCGCGTGGCGGTGGCTTTTTCCGGCGGGCTGGACAGCCGTTTTTTATGCCATGCGGCTCTGTTATGCGGTTGCAACGTGCTGGCCGTGCATGTTTATGGCCCGCACATCCCCCCGCAGGAAAGCGCCGGGGCTGCCGCCTGGGCGCGTGAGCGCGGCCTGAAACTGCACACGGCGCGGTTTGATCCTCTTGCCCTGGCGGAGGTGGAGACCAACAGCCCCCAGCGCTGCTATGGATGCAAGACTGGGCTTGTGGCTCTGTTGCGTGGCGAGCTTGCCCCCATGGCGGAAGCTCATAACCGCGTGCTCTGCGATGGCACCAATGCGGATGATTTGCAGGCTTACAGACCGGGACTGCGCGCGCTTGAAGAGGGCCGCGTGCGTTCGCCCCTGGCCGAAGCCGGGCTGACCAAGGCGCAAGTGCGCGAGGCCGCCCGCGCCACTGGTCTGGACAGGCCGTGGCAGCGCGCACGGCCCTGTCTGCTGACGCGGCTGGCCTATGGCATGCGGCCCGAGGCCGACACGCTGGCGCATCTGGCAGCGGCGGAGGCCGACCTTGCGGCATTGGGAGCAACCGGCCCCGCACAAGGTGAGGCCCTAGGTGCCGCGTTGGAAGAGGGCCGTGGAGGCGCGCTGGGGGATTTTCGTCTGAGGCTCACGCCGGAGCCTGTGTTGCAGGCTGAAAAACTGTCGGAAGACCTGCTCCCGGAATTGCAGTGCATCCT from Desulfovibrio sp. UIB00 harbors:
- a CDS encoding HU family DNA-binding protein; protein product: MTKAELVEKIHAKAGLPTKAKAEEALDAVVASLREALASGESVTFTGFGSFKVVERAARKGRNPRTGKEITIPASKVAKFTPGKGLKDAIK
- a CDS encoding AAA family ATPase, coding for MYLSDIRIWNFRKFGQSEKEGVTLPGVHIPFNEKLNVLIGENDAGKSAIVDSIRLVLGTQSREWFYIDESDFHFDGVHRADSFKIECCFKGFTVREAANFLEWIDIIESNGEPEYSLTVTYSAQYTPEKILRELRAGSDIEGASLPLAAQDLLRVIYLKPLRDAENELTPGRNSRLAQILKAHPAFHKNVGENHALETIVGEANKKVEEHFTEAGDEKAAKLLATINSHLSSFFSPNDKHESNITISGSALHDILQRLSLVYGNEPPGLGSLNLLYMAAELLLLQAGEDTGLRLTIIEELEAHLHPQAQLRLIKYLQSSMPGQLILTTHSTTLASSLKLESLIICKDGEAFPMGPAYTNLEPKHYDYLERFLDATKANLFFAKAVVMVEGDAENILLPTIAECLGRPLYQYGVSIVNVGSTAFLHYAKVFSRKDGQKMGIKAAIITDLDVKPEEEQKGKQLTEIEDEKKEAHKAIVKRYAADGVETFVSHNWTLEYEISLSSFAFQFLKCVFESEKIQNAKTGEPKSWVYKKCLKESAERWKKWNGDGKSKEYIADKIYRGIMLRRDDPTKNKISKAIVAQCFSSVLDGWHNKDSKKLRARLLCPELKYLSDAIAYVTEPIEELEND
- the hisH gene encoding imidazole glycerol phosphate synthase subunit HisH, with amino-acid sequence MLAILDYKAGNQTSVRRALEHLGIPCAITADPATLERAHGIIFPGVGAAGQAMRALHPTGLDVLLREAVKRGQPLLGICLGCQILLDRSEENDTTTLGIVPGLCRRFEDNMREEDGTPAPIPHMGWNSLKVSAPCPLLAGVAPTAEFYFVHSYYVEPDPTFVIATTTYGKEFCSVYGRDGLWATQFHPEKSGRPGLTILRNFYDYCEARHAQ
- the hisF gene encoding imidazole glycerol phosphate synthase subunit HisF — protein: MLSKRVIPCLDVRNGRLTKGVKFVGNEDIGDPVETARRYYEEGADEIVFYDITASAEARGIFIDVVEHVAEQIFIPFSVGGGISSVADMRAVLLAGAEKVSVNSAAVKDPHIISDGADAFGSQAIVVGMDVLAVPVSAEIPSGYEIVIHGGRKRMGLDAIAWARRCQELGAGELCVNSIDADGTKDGYELKLTRAIVDAVSIPVIASGGAGEPRHMLEAVTEGGASAALIASIVHYGQYSIRQCKDYMAGHGAKVRMTW
- a CDS encoding sulfite exporter TauE/SafE family protein → MYFPTAGIECNPFVPFAVALGISFFTSMGGISGAFLLLPFQMSVLGYTNPSVSATNQFFNVLACPSGVWRYWHEGRLVWPLAFTIALGTLPGVFIGAIVRINLLPNPQSFKIFAGLVLLYIGGRMAMTTWQGRASLWSRKEKKENMPTCEDKNGRLMCCHVLYWNMKEVAFVFQETKYVVATRALILLSLVVGLVGGIYGIGGGAIMAPFLVSFFGLPVYVVAGSTLFATFITSVAGVSFYALLAPFYPDMAVAPDWRMGVLVGLGGMCGMYAGARCQKFVPSIALKALLTAVLLFTAVRYLGQGF
- a CDS encoding PP-loop family protein, giving the protein MGKNSFHVDQVPAALAAVLRDLPRVAVAFSGGLDSRFLCHAALLCGCNVLAVHVYGPHIPPQESAGAAAWARERGLKLHTARFDPLALAEVETNSPQRCYGCKTGLVALLRGELAPMAEAHNRVLCDGTNADDLQAYRPGLRALEEGRVRSPLAEAGLTKAQVREAARATGLDRPWQRARPCLLTRLAYGMRPEADTLAHLAAAEADLAALGATGPAQGEALGAALEEGRGGALGDFRLRLTPEPVLQAEKLSEDLLPELQCILIRHGFWPCKLEAGGNISGFYDAGNSSGSR
- the murI gene encoding glutamate racemase, whose amino-acid sequence is MNDSSRLPIGLFDSGMGGLTVFKALAECLPGEDLLYLGDTARLPYGTKGRDTITRYTLKAAQKLVDMGVKMLVIACNTATSAALSAVREQFAPLPVMGVVDPGAQAAAAASANGHIVVVATEATISGGAYQKAIARIRPDAVVTGRACTLFVPLAEEGWMNGPIVEGVAKRYLADIFPFEGAAPGGDLEPDTLLLGCTHFPLLQEALQNVVGPQVRIVDSAATTAQCVADELRATNLLRPADSGAHYRFLTTDNAARFARTGSLFLGRNLGDDEVCLVDL
- a CDS encoding UvrD-helicase domain-containing protein → MINISDSDIAYAEGMLLPPGCIFDDERRTFIRELSSCDVLACPGSGKTTALLAKLLILSKKMPFSGGGGICVLTHTNVAIDEIKKRLGIDARTLINYPNFFGTIQSFVDRFLTIPKFIEEYGGRPCVIDTDRWVNSLSRECGKSSASPWISIQVKNNPTCNSSNDLLRKIILDPNTLDFDLSNIRLKDPNTQTHKAITACCKKVLSKGIISFEQAFALAEKYLNDHPTLSRLIASRYRFVLIDEMQDTDSRQIEVLDALFSEPSLVIQRVGDPNQAIFSVSKDGDMEWVPREPRLNFSTSMRFGEALAVAIDPIRIDTKITLAGNSKIKSHPPYMLTYDDSCMGGAIEAFGVLIQRLGLDSDPTTPRIFKAVGWIGQEKDTPCIPKYWPLYRSKLKLTPRFPNFISYVAAYNALASCAHSPSTFKSYMMEGLVGFAKWLPDEVVGRLPLTARRLERLLEKDYPEDLCLIRKKITAWLNQLVAGDEVAAVHADIVDFFSTSTVFATYAVAASKFLVDENIDSTCVQDEACNRMCCSEQLNVEIGTVHSVKGETHTGTLFLESKYQKKHDSEYLMPLLKGEGLKKPIGVHLKSCIKIAHVAMSRPTHLFAMACHINRIAEHANDLKQRGWELVSVKSLLEGDA